Within the Thermostichus lividus PCC 6715 genome, the region TGTTGGTATTTTATATTTACCAACAGGCTTTTGCGTTCTTTGACATTGGCTATGCGGCCGCCGCAGCTACGGTGCTTTTGGTCGTCACCCTTGGCTTGACGTGGTTGCAGCTACGCGCCCGCCAAGACCCTCACTCCTAGAGTGAGGAGCCTAACCCTGCGTAGGCACCATAGAAAAATAGGCCAACAATGACAATGACCCCCATTCCGGCCACTGTGGCAACGACCCACAGGGGAATGCGCCCACCTTCAGACATTGTGACATCCTCCTAAGCGATAAATGATGATCACGATCTAATGAATTAGTTAGTTAAAGAAATAGCTAGAAAACAATAGTGCTAAGACAAACACCAGCAGCAGCCCTAAGTATAGGGATGTGCGGTTCAGTTCAACCGGTTGACGATTTGGGTTCGGTTCCATGGGAGCACCTTCTGCTAACGTTGAATGAATTGCATGGCCGCGATCGCCCCCAAAAAGAAAATGGTGGGCACGGCCAAGGTGTGAACGGCCAACCAGCGGACCGTAAAAATAGGATAGGAAACAGGTTCTTGGTTCGGTGTATTACTGGTCATAGCAATCCTACTTTAATTGTTGTAAAAATGTTTCAACTTGTTGTTTGCTTTCAAAGCGGTCAGTAACGAGGGGAATCGTCCGCTGCTCTTGGGCAAAGTAGCTATCGGGGCGCGGCGTTCCAAACACATCGTAGGCCAAACCGGTGCTGACAAACAGCCAGCCAGCAATAAACAGTGCCGGAATAGTGATGCTATGAATCACCCAATAGCGGACGCTTGTAATAATGTCGGAAAATGGTCGTTCTCCTGTCGTTCCAGCCACGTTGAGATGCCTCCAAAGTGTCAAAAAAGCAAATGGTACTATCCATGATACGCAAGTAAGGGAATCCTCACAATCGGATCTTTTTACCCTCATGCCTAAGCTAACCCAAACTCTTGTAGAGCAGGCCAAAAATTACGATTTTCATGGCCAGGTTGGCTCAGTTTCACGAGGGCAAAGCGTTGTAAATCAGTCAGCGCCGCCCATTTTTCTGTTGTGAGGGTGTGGTGACTGACGGTTGTCAACTGCTGCTGTACGGTATCGGGAATTTCACTAGTGACCTGCCACACAAAGGTGTCAGGCACCTCCAGATCATTGGGGGGAGCACCATGGCTTTGGGTAACCCACTCCCGCAGTTGCTCTCGATAGTGTTCCTTTTCTGCAGGGCGATCGCAGGGCGTGCTAACCAGCCATTGCCGCTGTTCGTGGGATAGCTGATGCCAGTGAATTAGCTTGAGCTTCACGCCACAGAGATCGAGCTTGTAGCGAACAATCATGGGAATACATCGCAAGGAGGCAGTAAACTCGGCCTCAAAATCAAAGAAGCAAGACATTACCAGACGCTCTCGATAAAAATCGATCTTCTCCCCCAAGGCAGGGGATTCCTAAAACTCACGCTTTAGGGTGCTGATTGTTTCCATTATCACGCCCCAGTGGTGCCTAGGAGGGTACGCATCGCCTGACGGATCACCGCTGCATCGACTGGGGGTTGCCATGGATTTCCGGCGCGGTGCCTCTATCAAGGGTTTGATTGAGTACATCAGGAATCAAGAAAAGCCGTCCTGAAGGACGGGGCTTGCATCGCAATGGGTTTGGTCACCTCGGCGATCGCGGTAACCTCCGCAGCAGTGTCCTCTCGAATCACCATAGGACGACTCATCAGAGCACCAAGCAGCTAGCACGACGTATCCTTGCGACGTTTGGGGGAGTGCCTGTACCAACGGGGAGCTAAATATCAAAGCGATAGCGCACAGCTCCAGTTTCTGGATCGTTAAACACGGTTGCGTAGCCTACTCGCTGTGCTTCGAATAATAGCTCTTCAATCGTTTGGGCATCAAGTTGGGTATATAGGGCTGCTTGGGCAGCAGAGAGCACTCCACCATGATCTTTAGCGGCTTGGAGAAGACGGAGCATTGGGCTAGGGGTGTCTTCGGTGAGCCACTCCTGCGACCGGAGATAGCGTCCCCGCAAGTACGTATTGCGGTGAGCAACCATACCCGGAATTAAAACTAAGTCTAAGAACTGCCCAACGCCACAAAAGCCAAAGGTGATTAAGTACAAAACACCCATAATTGGCTGGCCGACGTAAAACCGCTGGATGCCACAGAGACCAAATAAACTCA harbors:
- a CDS encoding photosystem II reaction center protein J; amino-acid sequence: MSEGGRIPLWVVATVAGMGVIVIVGLFFYGAYAGLGSSL
- a CDS encoding photosystem II reaction center protein L; this translates as MEPNPNRQPVELNRTSLYLGLLLVFVLALLFSSYFFN
- the psbF gene encoding cytochrome b559 subunit beta translates to MTSNTPNQEPVSYPIFTVRWLAVHTLAVPTIFFLGAIAAMQFIQR
- the psbE gene encoding cytochrome b559 subunit alpha, with protein sequence MAGTTGERPFSDIITSVRYWVIHSITIPALFIAGWLFVSTGLAYDVFGTPRPDSYFAQEQRTIPLVTDRFESKQQVETFLQQLK
- a CDS encoding nitrate reductase associated protein — protein: MSCFFDFEAEFTASLRCIPMIVRYKLDLCGVKLKLIHWHQLSHEQRQWLVSTPCDRPAEKEHYREQLREWVTQSHGAPPNDLEVPDTFVWQVTSEIPDTVQQQLTTVSHHTLTTEKWAALTDLQRFALVKLSQPGHENRNFWPALQEFGLA
- a CDS encoding TM2 domain-containing protein, whose product is MPQTLHYQNTPQSSQGVPQPHFLKVWVAYLLWCLSLFGLCGIQRFYVGQPIMGVLYLITFGFCGVGQFLDLVLIPGMVAHRNTYLRGRYLRSQEWLTEDTPSPMLRLLQAAKDHGGVLSAAQAALYTQLDAQTIEELLFEAQRVGYATVFNDPETGAVRYRFDI